In Bacillus cereus ATCC 14579, a single window of DNA contains:
- a CDS encoding YisL family protein — translation MVHMHITAWALGLILFFVAYSLYSAGRKGKGVHMGLRLMYIIIIVTGFMLYMSIVKTATGSMHMWYGLKMLAGILVIGGMEMVLVKMSKNKPTGAVWGLFIVALVAVFYLGLKLPIGWKVF, via the coding sequence ATGGTACATATGCATATTACAGCATGGGCGTTAGGTTTAATTTTATTCTTCGTTGCGTATTCACTTTATTCAGCAGGAAGAAAAGGGAAAGGTGTACATATGGGGCTTCGCCTAATGTATATCATTATTATTGTGACAGGCTTCATGTTGTACATGAGTATTGTGAAGACAGCAACAGGTAGCATGCACATGTGGTATGGCTTAAAAATGTTAGCTGGTATTTTAGTTATCGGTGGAATGGAAATGGTTCTTGTGAAAATGAGCAAAAACAAACCAACAGGGGCGGTTTGGGGCTTATTTATTGTTGCGCTAGTAGCAGTATTTTACCTTGGGCTGAAATTACCGATTGGCTGGAAAGTATTCTAA